One Primulina huaijiensis isolate GDHJ02 unplaced genomic scaffold, ASM1229523v2 scaffold37775, whole genome shotgun sequence genomic window carries:
- the LOC140968805 gene encoding caffeic acid 3-O-methyltransferase-like, protein MGAHSTMTMKRALEVYNGFDELSSIVNAGGGNGVTLDMIISKYPSIHGINFDLPEVIKVAPTYNGIEHVAGDMFVEVPKGDAILLKFVLHNWDDNKCLKLLENCYKALTDKGKVIVMDAIYPEDLQPDNYSKFVAQLDVIMFANFGGKERTQSEFEALANGAGFAEFKVMSRAYGTWIMEFVK, encoded by the exons ATGGGAGCTCATTCTACCATGACAATGAAAAGGGCTTTAGAAGTATATAATGGTTTCGATGAATTAAGCTCGATAGTGAACGCTGGTGGTGGTAACGGTGTAACTCTCGATATGATTATTTCCAAGTATCCTTCCATTCATGGCATTAACTTTGATTTGCCAGAGGTCATAAAAGTCGCCCCAACATATAATG GAATTGAGCATGTTGCCGGAGACATGTTTGTTGAAGTACCAAAGGGAGATGCTATCTTATTGAAG TTTGTACTGCACAATTGGGACGACAATAAATGCTTGAAACTTCTAGAAAACTGCTACAAAGCATTGACAGACAAGGGAAAAGTGATTGTTATGGACGCTATTTATCCCGAAGACCTACAACCTGATAATTACTCCAAGTTTGTGGCTCAATTGGATGTGATCATGTTTGCTAATTTTGGAGGAAAGGAGAGGACACAAAGTGAGTTTGAAGCTCTAGCAAACGGAGCTGGATTTGCAGAATTTAAGGTTATGTCTCGTGCATATGGAACATGGATCATGGAATTTGTCAAATAA
- the LOC140968691 gene encoding uncharacterized protein has translation MSMYLHQWGIEELQQLEMMLEAILKRVTARKIETQCKDLPTSLQTKEFEKMSTRTQTSEFRHCCDQEISGPIISNMMNLEGAYFLYSRSENKEHSDRSIWS, from the exons ATGAGCATGTATCTTCACCAATGGGGAATAGAAGAATTGCAGCAGCTGGAAATGATGCTCGAAGCAATACTTAAACGCGTCACAGCAAGAAag ATAGAAACTCAGTGCAAAGATTTGCCTACTTCTCTTCAAACAAAA GAATTTGAAAAAATGAGCACAAGAACTCAAACCTCAGAATTCAGGCATTGTTGTGATCAAGAAATTTCAGGTCCCATAATATCTAATATGATGAATCTTGAAGGAGCCTATTTTCTATATTCTCGATCAGAGAATAAAGAACACTCCGACCGCTCCATCTGGAGTTAG